In one window of Nocardiopsis aegyptia DNA:
- a CDS encoding RidA family protein — translation MNSSPLFRPTVDAGDLVAISGQIGLLDGRLVDGGAAEQTEQALANLLSVLDASGLTTFDVVKVNIYLTTMGDYTAFNERYNAVFGTEPPARTCVAVHELPFGALVELEAWARRR, via the coding sequence ATGAATTCCTCCCCGCTCTTTCGGCCGACGGTGGACGCTGGCGACCTTGTGGCGATCTCCGGACAGATCGGCCTCCTCGACGGCCGTCTGGTGGACGGCGGTGCCGCCGAGCAGACGGAACAGGCCCTGGCCAACCTGTTGAGCGTGCTGGACGCGTCCGGATTGACGACCTTTGACGTGGTCAAGGTCAATATCTACCTGACCACGATGGGCGACTACACCGCCTTCAACGAGCGGTACAACGCGGTCTTCGGCACTGAGCCCCCGGCCCGTACGTGCGTGGCGGTGCACGAGCTGCCGTTCGGCGCGCTGGTCGAACTTGAGGCCTGGGCCCGCCGCCGATGA